A single region of the Polymorphum gilvum SL003B-26A1 genome encodes:
- a CDS encoding TRAP transporter large permease, with protein sequence MEAAALFILVLALLFLGVPIAISLGLSSVLTIAFFSKDSISSVALQLFTASQNYTLLAIPFFILASAFMSTGGVARRIIRFAIACVGHVRGGLAIAAVFSCMLFAALSGSSPATVVAIGTIAIAGMRQVGYTKEFAAGVIANAGTLGILIPPSIVMVVYAAATDVSVGRMFLAGVIPGLVAGLMLMIAIYVNARLKKMPKQPFAGVPEVLSAAGEAGFGLLLIIIILGGIYGGVFTPTEAAAVAAVYAFLIAVFVYRDMGPLKGVPMRKESETIQGAILRNLWLTAVYFLPGCVHADTKKVLVDAAKTTIMLMFIIVNALLFAHVLTSERIPQAITDWMVGAGFNWFTFLIAVNILLLIGGQFMEPSGLLLIVAPVVFPIGMQLGVDPIHLGIIMVVNMEIGMITPPIGLNLFVTSGITGMSLVQVVRAAAPFVAILFVFLILVTYVPVLSTWLPYSLMGPELIINR encoded by the coding sequence ATGGAAGCCGCAGCCCTGTTCATCCTGGTCCTCGCCCTCCTCTTCCTGGGCGTCCCGATCGCCATCTCGCTCGGCCTGTCGAGCGTGCTGACGATCGCCTTCTTCTCCAAGGACTCGATCTCATCGGTCGCGTTGCAGCTGTTCACGGCGTCGCAGAACTACACGCTGCTGGCGATCCCGTTCTTCATCCTGGCCTCGGCCTTCATGTCGACGGGCGGAGTGGCGCGGCGCATCATCCGCTTCGCCATCGCCTGCGTCGGCCATGTGCGGGGCGGCCTCGCCATTGCAGCGGTGTTCTCGTGCATGCTGTTCGCGGCGCTGTCCGGCTCCTCGCCGGCCACCGTGGTTGCCATCGGCACCATCGCCATCGCGGGCATGCGCCAGGTCGGCTACACCAAGGAATTCGCCGCCGGCGTGATTGCCAATGCCGGCACGCTCGGCATCCTGATCCCGCCGTCCATCGTCATGGTGGTCTACGCGGCGGCGACCGACGTGTCGGTCGGACGCATGTTCCTGGCCGGCGTCATACCCGGCCTCGTTGCCGGCCTGATGCTGATGATCGCGATCTACGTCAACGCGCGGCTCAAGAAGATGCCGAAGCAGCCGTTCGCCGGCGTGCCGGAAGTGCTGTCGGCGGCCGGCGAGGCCGGCTTCGGCCTGCTGCTGATCATCATCATCCTCGGCGGCATCTATGGCGGCGTGTTCACGCCCACCGAAGCGGCAGCAGTGGCGGCGGTCTATGCCTTTCTGATCGCGGTGTTCGTCTACCGCGACATGGGACCACTGAAGGGCGTGCCGATGCGCAAGGAGAGCGAGACCATCCAGGGGGCGATCCTGCGCAACCTGTGGCTCACGGCGGTCTATTTCCTGCCCGGCTGCGTCCATGCCGACACCAAGAAGGTGCTGGTCGACGCGGCCAAGACGACGATCATGCTGATGTTCATCATCGTCAACGCGCTGCTGTTCGCCCATGTGCTGACCTCGGAGCGCATCCCGCAGGCGATCACCGACTGGATGGTCGGCGCCGGCTTCAACTGGTTCACCTTCCTGATCGCGGTCAACATCCTGCTCCTGATCGGCGGCCAGTTCATGGAGCCGTCCGGCTTGCTCCTGATCGTCGCGCCCGTGGTGTTCCCGATCGGCATGCAGCTCGGCGTCGACCCGATCCACCTCGGCATCATCATGGTGGTGAACATGGAGATCGGCATGATCACGCCGCCGATCGGGCTCAACCTGTTCGTCACCTCCGGTATCACCGGCATGAGCCTGGTGCAGGTGGTACGGGCGGCGGCCCCCTTCGTGGCGATCCTGTTCGTGTTCCTGATCCTGGTCACCTACGTGCCGGTGCTGTCGACCTGGTTGCCCTACAGCCTCATGGGACCGGAGCTCATCATCAACCGCTGA
- the gfa gene encoding S-(hydroxymethyl)glutathione synthase, whose translation MPSNIKIHPQVDNGFPPARAGFSGGTLTCHCKTNPVKVKISAQSAHNHVCGCTKCWKPKGAVFSQIAVVPREAVQVIANGDKLQIVNPAAPIQRYACKDCGVHMYGRIENTEHPLYGLDFIHTELSDEQGWSPPEFAAFVSSIIESGYDPSKMGAVRSRLRDLGLEPYDALSPPIMDLIATHAAKKSGALPA comes from the coding sequence ATGCCGAGCAACATCAAGATCCACCCCCAGGTGGACAACGGCTTTCCGCCGGCTCGGGCGGGCTTCAGCGGCGGCACGTTGACCTGCCACTGCAAGACCAATCCGGTGAAGGTGAAGATCAGCGCCCAGAGCGCGCACAACCACGTATGCGGCTGCACCAAGTGCTGGAAGCCGAAGGGGGCGGTGTTCAGCCAGATCGCAGTGGTGCCGCGCGAGGCGGTGCAGGTGATCGCCAACGGCGACAAGCTGCAGATCGTCAACCCGGCCGCGCCGATCCAGCGCTACGCCTGCAAGGACTGCGGCGTGCACATGTACGGGCGGATCGAGAACACCGAGCATCCGCTCTACGGCCTCGACTTCATCCATACCGAGCTGTCGGACGAGCAGGGTTGGTCGCCGCCGGAATTCGCCGCCTTCGTGTCGTCGATCATCGAATCCGGCTACGATCCGTCGAAGATGGGGGCGGTGCGCTCGCGGCTGCGCGACCTGGGGCTCGAGCCCTACGATGCCCTGTCGCCCCCGATCATGGACCTGATCGCCACCCACGCGGCCAAGAAGTCCGGCGCGCTGCCGGCCTGA
- a CDS encoding SCP2 sterol-binding domain-containing protein: MNRRRLRRLSGDRPMTLEGLTETVRAKVAGGGIDRSVTFDCGDAGVIRVDGTLVTNEDVPSDCTVMISAGTLASLLAGELNPTMAFMMGKIKVAGDMSVAMKLGKIV, from the coding sequence ATGAACCGGCGCCGGCTGCGTCGACTTTCCGGAGACCGACCCATGACCCTTGAAGGCCTGACCGAAACCGTGCGTGCCAAGGTGGCCGGCGGCGGCATTGACCGCAGCGTGACGTTCGATTGCGGGGACGCCGGCGTCATCCGTGTCGACGGCACCCTCGTCACCAACGAGGACGTGCCGTCCGACTGCACCGTCATGATATCCGCCGGCACCCTCGCAAGCCTTCTGGCCGGCGAGCTCAATCCGACCATGGCCTTCATGATGGGCAAGATCAAGGTCGCCGGCGACATGAGCGTCGCCATGAAGCTCGGCAAGATCGTCTGA
- a CDS encoding IlvD/Edd family dehydratase, with the protein MPDRTRRYLRSTAWFDNPDDPGMTALYIERYLNFGLTRAELQSGKPIIGIAQTGSDLSPCNRHHLELARRVREGIVAAGGVCFEFPVHPIQETGKRPTAALDRNLAYLGLVEVLHGYPIDGVVLTIGCDKTTPACLMAAATVNIPAIALSVGPMLNGWHKGERTGSGTIVWKAREMLAAGEIDYDGFMDLVASSAPSVGYCNTMGTATTMNSLAEALGMQLPGAAAIPAPYRERGQIAYETGRRIVDMVWEDLKPSDIMTRAAFENAIVVNSAIGGSTNAPIHLNAIAAHLGVPLDNDDWQDIGLDVPLLVNLQPAGEYLGEDYHHAGGVPAVVGELLRAGRLPHPEAVTANGRTIRENCIACEIAAPEVIRPFDRPLKERAGFLNLKGNLFDSALMKTSVISPDFRQRYLSNPDDPDAFEGRAVVFEGPEDYHARIDDPALEIDEHCLLFIRGTGPIGYPGGAEVVNMQPPAALLKRGIRSLPCIGDGRQSGTSGSPSILNAAPEAAAMGGLALVRTGDRVRIDLKRGTANILVSDEDLAARRAELEAAGGFAYAPHQTPWQEIQRGMVEQFDKGMVLRPAVKYRDVAHTGGLPRNNH; encoded by the coding sequence ATGCCCGACCGCACCCGACGCTACCTGCGTTCGACCGCCTGGTTCGACAACCCCGATGACCCGGGCATGACCGCGCTCTACATCGAGCGCTACCTGAACTTCGGCCTGACGCGCGCGGAGTTGCAATCCGGCAAGCCGATCATCGGCATCGCCCAGACCGGCTCGGACCTGTCGCCCTGCAACCGCCATCACCTCGAGCTGGCTAGGCGTGTGCGCGAGGGCATCGTCGCCGCCGGCGGCGTCTGTTTCGAGTTCCCGGTCCATCCGATCCAGGAAACCGGCAAGCGCCCGACCGCCGCGCTCGACCGCAACCTCGCCTATCTCGGCCTCGTCGAGGTGCTGCACGGCTATCCGATCGACGGCGTCGTGCTGACAATCGGCTGCGACAAGACCACGCCGGCCTGCCTGATGGCCGCCGCGACCGTCAACATCCCGGCCATCGCCCTGTCGGTCGGGCCGATGCTCAACGGCTGGCACAAGGGCGAGCGCACCGGCTCGGGCACCATCGTGTGGAAGGCGCGCGAAATGCTCGCCGCCGGCGAGATCGACTACGACGGCTTCATGGACCTGGTGGCCTCCTCCGCACCCTCCGTCGGCTACTGCAACACCATGGGGACGGCAACGACGATGAACTCGCTCGCCGAGGCACTCGGCATGCAGTTGCCCGGAGCCGCCGCCATTCCCGCACCCTACCGCGAGCGCGGCCAGATCGCCTACGAGACCGGCCGGCGCATCGTCGACATGGTCTGGGAGGACCTCAAGCCTTCCGACATCATGACGCGCGCTGCCTTCGAGAACGCTATCGTCGTCAACTCCGCCATCGGCGGCTCGACCAACGCGCCGATCCATCTGAACGCCATCGCCGCCCATCTCGGCGTGCCGCTCGACAACGACGACTGGCAGGATATCGGCCTCGACGTGCCGCTGCTGGTCAACCTGCAGCCGGCGGGCGAATATCTCGGCGAGGACTATCATCACGCCGGAGGCGTGCCCGCCGTCGTCGGAGAGTTGCTGCGCGCCGGCCGCCTGCCCCATCCCGAGGCGGTCACCGCCAACGGCCGGACCATCCGCGAGAACTGCATCGCCTGTGAGATCGCTGCGCCGGAGGTCATTCGCCCGTTCGACCGGCCGCTGAAGGAGCGCGCCGGTTTCCTCAACCTGAAGGGCAACCTGTTCGACAGCGCGCTCATGAAGACCAGCGTGATCTCGCCGGACTTCCGCCAGCGCTACCTGTCCAACCCCGACGATCCGGACGCCTTCGAGGGCCGCGCCGTCGTCTTCGAGGGGCCGGAGGACTATCACGCCCGCATCGACGACCCTGCGCTGGAGATCGACGAGCACTGCCTGCTGTTCATCCGCGGCACCGGCCCGATCGGCTATCCGGGCGGCGCCGAGGTGGTCAACATGCAGCCGCCGGCCGCGCTTCTGAAGCGCGGCATCCGTTCCCTGCCATGCATAGGCGACGGCCGCCAGTCCGGCACCTCCGGCTCGCCGTCGATCCTCAACGCCGCTCCGGAGGCTGCCGCGATGGGCGGGCTGGCGCTCGTGCGAACCGGCGACCGGGTCCGCATCGACCTGAAGCGGGGCACGGCGAACATTCTGGTCTCCGACGAGGACCTGGCCGCCCGCCGCGCCGAACTCGAGGCCGCCGGCGGCTTCGCTTACGCGCCGCACCAGACGCCCTGGCAGGAGATCCAGCGCGGCATGGTCGAGCAGTTCGACAAGGGCATGGTCCTCAGGCCGGCGGTCAAGTACCGCGACGTCGCCCACACCGGTGGCCTGCCACGCAACAACCACTGA